A single region of the Polyodon spathula isolate WHYD16114869_AA chromosome 12, ASM1765450v1, whole genome shotgun sequence genome encodes:
- the LOC121323983 gene encoding protocadherin-1-like isoform X3, with protein sequence MDTLLGSRIVWTILLVSCCFRTVRSSILYKVQEEQPPNTLIGSLASDQGLPDSGHLYKLEMGSPYLRVDGKTGDIFTTETPIDRETLKDCQNLFEGEPCKLEFEVSITDLMQNHGTRLLEGKIEVLDINDNTPQFSSPILSLSIPENTLLGALFPIPLATDRDSGRNGVANYELSVGTEGQGLFGLQVAEEQEEKQPQLIVMGNLDREHKDSYDLNIKVEDGGNPPRYSSALLRVSITDANDNLPKFEKAQYEAELLENSPVGHSVLQVKANDSDMGPNGEIDYAFYQAVDVVQRLLRLDRTSGVISVKGLVDREEITTFRFYVIARDKGPIPKSSKTLVIIHVKDQNDNAPTIEIRGIGLVIHEDGVANISEDMPIGTPVALVQVSDRDEGENAVVTCVVAGDVPFQLKPASESASEKKRKYFLQTTTPLDYELVKQYRIEIVAVDSGNPALSSTNSLKVQVTDINDNVPVFSPSLFQVDFFENNKPGDRVLAVVATDADSGSNAELTYSIILDPSTKGLFEINEDTGEVKAKNQLDREHRERYEFIVAAADKGDPSLRGTATVIVRVLDRNDNDPKFMLSGYSFSVLENMPPLSPVGMVTVIDSDKGENAHVHLSVEPDNGKFVIQNGSGTILSSISFDREKESTYTFRLKAVDGGDPPRSSYVGVTINVLDENDNAPYITRPSNSSYNHLAPFTSPDTRVEKVEAEDIDTGPNAELVFSIIGGNPHELFHISPSDGEITLVKEILRKHIGLHRLVVKVSDKGKPPRHTTALVHIFVNETISNITVVEALVGHSLYTPLDTDIAGDPDYSHATQRSNILYGSLAGIAGVIVVIVVVMVIRYYLQKEAKSGYQAGKKENKDLYAPKQGPKGNKGKKGKKGKAPKPAKPLEEDEEASLQKGLKFNLINDGVNDSPRIHLPLNYQPGSPDLGRHYRSNSPLPSIQLQPQSPSASKKHQAVQDLPATNTFVGTGDNTSTGSDQYLDYSYKANPPKYSNKQLPHRRVTFSTANQAQDLQDPSQHNYYDSGLEESETPSSKSSSGPRIGPLALPEDHYERTTPDGSIGEMEHPENGCCLAV encoded by the exons ATGGATACATTGCTTGGATCACGAATTGTGTGGACCATCTTGCTGGTCTCCTGCTGTTTTAGGACTGTGAGAAGTAGTATCCTCTACAAAGTTCAGGAGGAGCAGCCACCCAATACACTGATTGGGAGCCTAGCGTCTGACCAAGGACTTCCAGACTCTGGCCACCTCTACAAGCTTGAAATGGGTAGCCCCTATCTTCGTGTGGACGGCAAAACTGGGGACATCTTCACCACAGAGACACCCATTGACCGAGAGACCCTGAAAGACTGTCAGAACCTCTTTGAAGGGGAACCATGCAAACTGGAATTTGAGGTGTCTATCACAGACCTCATGCAAAACCATGGCACTCGACTATTAGAAGGCAAAATTGAGGTATTGGACATCAACGACAACACACCGCAGTTCTCTTCCCCTATTCTTTCCCTCTCCATCCCAGAGAATACCCTCCTAGGCGCCCTCTTTCCTATCCCATTGGCCACTGACAGGGATTCTGGCCGCAATGGGGTAGCTAATTATGAGTTGTCGGTTGGCACTGAAGGACAGGGGCTGTTCGGACTGCAGGTAGCGGAAGAGCAAGAGGAGAAACAGCCACAGCTCATTGTGATGGGCAACTTGGATCGAGAGCACAAGGACTCGTATGACCTGAACATCAAAGTGGAAGATGGTGGGAATCCGCCACGCTACAGCAGCGCCTTGCTCAGGGTCAGCATCACTGATGCCAATGACAACCTACCTAAATTCGAGAAGGCACAGTACGAGGCAGAGCTGCTAGAGAACAGCCCTGTGGGACACTCTGTGCTCCAG GTAAAAGCCAATGACTCAGACATGGGTCCCAATGGGGAGATAGATTACGCCTTCTACCAAGCCGTTGATGTGGTGCAGAGATTGCTGCGGCTTGATCGCACCAGTGGTGTGATCTCTGTGAAAGGACTTGTGGACAGGGAAGAAATTACTACGTTTAGGTTCTACGTGATTGCCCGGGATAAAGGACCTATCCCTAAGAGCTCCAAGACCTTGGTGATAATACATGTAAAGGACCAGAATGATAATGCACCCACCATTGAGATCCGAGGGATTGGCCTGGTAATTCATGAAGATGGAGTAGCCAACATCTCTGAGGACATGCCCATTGGAACCCCAGTGGCCCTGGTGCAAGTCTCGGATCGTGATGAAGGGGAGAACGCGGTGGTCACTTGTGTGGTGGCTGGTGATGTCCCCTTCCAGTTGAAGCCAGCTAGTGAAtctgcaagtgaaaaaaaaaggaaatactttCTACAGACTACCACCCCTTTGGATTACGAACTGGTAAAGCAATACCGAATTGAAATTGTGGCAGTAGATTCAGGCAATCCAGCTCTATCTAGCACCAACTCCTTGAAGGTCCAAGTGACAGACATAAACGATAATGTCCCTGTGTTCTCGCCCAGCCTTTTTCAGGTAGATTTTTTTGAAAACAACAAGCCTGGGGACAGGGTATTGGCTGTAGTGGCTACAGACGCAGATAGTGGCTCCAATGCAGAGCTGACATACTCCATAATCCTAGACCCATCAACCAAAGGCCTCTTTGAGATCAACGAAGACACAGGGGAAGTGAAAGCGAAAAATCAGCTAGACCGTGAGCATAGGGAGCGCTATGAGTTTATAGTGGCTGCAGCTGACAAGGGTGACCCTAGTCTTCGAGGGACGGCTACAGTTATAGTGAGAGTGTTGGATCGcaatgacaatgatccaaagttCATGTTAAGTGGCTACAGTTTCTCTGTGTTGGAGAATATGCCCCCTCTTAGTCCAGTTGGCATGGTGACAGTCATTGACTCTGATAAGGGTGAGAATGCTCATGTACACCTTTCAGTAGAGCCAGATAATGGCAAATTTGTCATCCAAAATGGTTCAGGCACTATTCTCTCCAGCATATCTTTTGACCGTGAGAAAGAAAGCACCTACACCTTCCGCTTAAAGGCTGTAGATGGAGGAGATCCACCTAGGTCTTCCTATGTTGGGGTGACTATCAATGTCCTTGATGAGAATGACAATGCCCCGTACATCACACGGCCTTCTAATTCCTCCTACAACCATCTAGCACCATTCACCAGCCCTGATACCCGGGTGGAGAAGGTGGAGGCTGAAGACATTGACACTGGCCCCAATGCAGAGCTAGTCTTTAGCATTATAGGTGGAAATCCCCATGAGCTCTTCCACATTTCCCCCTCTGATGGAGAGATCACTTTAGTCAAGGAAATACTTCGGAAGCACATTGGCCTTCATCGACTGGTGGTCAAGGTGAGCGACAAAGGAAAGCCCCCAAGACATACTACGGCTCTAgtgcacatttttgtaaatgagaCCATCAGCAATATCACAGTGGTGGAGGCTCTGGTAGGGCATAGCCTCTACACACCCTTAGATACAGATATTGCTGGGGACCCTGATTACAGCCACGCTACCCAACGTAGCAACATCCTCTACGGTAGCCTTGCAGGGATTGCTGGGGTCATTGTGGTCATTGTAGTTGTGATGGTGATCCGCTACTACTTGCAGAAGGAGGCGAAGAGTGGTTATCAAGctggaaaaaaggaaaacaaggaCCTGTATGCCCCAAAACAGGGACCAAAGGGTAACAAAGGCAAGAAGGGCAAAAAGGGTAAGGCCCCCAAACCAGCCAAGCCCTTagaggaagatgaggaagccAGCCTTCAAAAAGGTCTCAAGTTCAACCTGATTAACGATGGGGTCAACGACAGCCCTAGAATCCACCTGCCTCTAAACTACCAACCTGGCAGCCCTGACCTAGGGCGTCACTACCGCTCAAATTCTCCCCTGCCCTCCATCCAACTTCAACCCCAGTCCCCCTCTGCCTCCAAGAAACACCAGGCTGTGCAGGACCTCCCAGCGACAAACACCTTTGTTGGGACAGGAGACAACACCTCTACAGGCTCTGACCAGTATTTGGATTACAGCTACAAGGCCAACCCTCCAAAATATAGCAACAAACAG
- the LOC121323983 gene encoding protocadherin-1-like isoform X2, producing MDTLLGSRIVWTILLVSCCFRTVRSSILYKVQEEQPPNTLIGSLASDQGLPDSGHLYKLEMGSPYLRVDGKTGDIFTTETPIDRETLKDCQNLFEGEPCKLEFEVSITDLMQNHGTRLLEGKIEVLDINDNTPQFSSPILSLSIPENTLLGALFPIPLATDRDSGRNGVANYELSVGTEGQGLFGLQVAEEQEEKQPQLIVMGNLDREHKDSYDLNIKVEDGGNPPRYSSALLRVSITDANDNLPKFEKAQYEAELLENSPVGHSVLQVKANDSDMGPNGEIDYAFYQAVDVVQRLLRLDRTSGVISVKGLVDREEITTFRFYVIARDKGPIPKSSKTLVIIHVKDQNDNAPTIEIRGIGLVIHEDGVANISEDMPIGTPVALVQVSDRDEGENAVVTCVVAGDVPFQLKPASESASEKKRKYFLQTTTPLDYELVKQYRIEIVAVDSGNPALSSTNSLKVQVTDINDNVPVFSPSLFQVDFFENNKPGDRVLAVVATDADSGSNAELTYSIILDPSTKGLFEINEDTGEVKAKNQLDREHRERYEFIVAAADKGDPSLRGTATVIVRVLDRNDNDPKFMLSGYSFSVLENMPPLSPVGMVTVIDSDKGENAHVHLSVEPDNGKFVIQNGSGTILSSISFDREKESTYTFRLKAVDGGDPPRSSYVGVTINVLDENDNAPYITRPSNSSYNHLAPFTSPDTRVEKVEAEDIDTGPNAELVFSIIGGNPHELFHISPSDGEITLVKEILRKHIGLHRLVVKVSDKGKPPRHTTALVHIFVNETISNITVVEALVGHSLYTPLDTDIAGDPDYSHATQRSNILYGSLAGIAGVIVVIVVVMVIRYYLQKEAKSGYQAGKKENKDLYAPKQGPKGNKGKKGKKGKAPKPAKPLEEDEEASLQKGLKFNLINDGVNDSPRIHLPLNYQPGSPDLGRHYRSNSPLPSIQLQPQSPSASKKHQAVQDLPATNTFVGTGDNTSTGSDQYLDYSYKANPPKYSNKQLPHRRVTFSTANQAQDLQDPSQHNYYDSGLEESETPSSKSSSGPRIGPLALPEDHYERTTPDGSIGEMEHPENESAVGPFNSHKVDGSSSNRRTLQTLC from the exons ATGGATACATTGCTTGGATCACGAATTGTGTGGACCATCTTGCTGGTCTCCTGCTGTTTTAGGACTGTGAGAAGTAGTATCCTCTACAAAGTTCAGGAGGAGCAGCCACCCAATACACTGATTGGGAGCCTAGCGTCTGACCAAGGACTTCCAGACTCTGGCCACCTCTACAAGCTTGAAATGGGTAGCCCCTATCTTCGTGTGGACGGCAAAACTGGGGACATCTTCACCACAGAGACACCCATTGACCGAGAGACCCTGAAAGACTGTCAGAACCTCTTTGAAGGGGAACCATGCAAACTGGAATTTGAGGTGTCTATCACAGACCTCATGCAAAACCATGGCACTCGACTATTAGAAGGCAAAATTGAGGTATTGGACATCAACGACAACACACCGCAGTTCTCTTCCCCTATTCTTTCCCTCTCCATCCCAGAGAATACCCTCCTAGGCGCCCTCTTTCCTATCCCATTGGCCACTGACAGGGATTCTGGCCGCAATGGGGTAGCTAATTATGAGTTGTCGGTTGGCACTGAAGGACAGGGGCTGTTCGGACTGCAGGTAGCGGAAGAGCAAGAGGAGAAACAGCCACAGCTCATTGTGATGGGCAACTTGGATCGAGAGCACAAGGACTCGTATGACCTGAACATCAAAGTGGAAGATGGTGGGAATCCGCCACGCTACAGCAGCGCCTTGCTCAGGGTCAGCATCACTGATGCCAATGACAACCTACCTAAATTCGAGAAGGCACAGTACGAGGCAGAGCTGCTAGAGAACAGCCCTGTGGGACACTCTGTGCTCCAG GTAAAAGCCAATGACTCAGACATGGGTCCCAATGGGGAGATAGATTACGCCTTCTACCAAGCCGTTGATGTGGTGCAGAGATTGCTGCGGCTTGATCGCACCAGTGGTGTGATCTCTGTGAAAGGACTTGTGGACAGGGAAGAAATTACTACGTTTAGGTTCTACGTGATTGCCCGGGATAAAGGACCTATCCCTAAGAGCTCCAAGACCTTGGTGATAATACATGTAAAGGACCAGAATGATAATGCACCCACCATTGAGATCCGAGGGATTGGCCTGGTAATTCATGAAGATGGAGTAGCCAACATCTCTGAGGACATGCCCATTGGAACCCCAGTGGCCCTGGTGCAAGTCTCGGATCGTGATGAAGGGGAGAACGCGGTGGTCACTTGTGTGGTGGCTGGTGATGTCCCCTTCCAGTTGAAGCCAGCTAGTGAAtctgcaagtgaaaaaaaaaggaaatactttCTACAGACTACCACCCCTTTGGATTACGAACTGGTAAAGCAATACCGAATTGAAATTGTGGCAGTAGATTCAGGCAATCCAGCTCTATCTAGCACCAACTCCTTGAAGGTCCAAGTGACAGACATAAACGATAATGTCCCTGTGTTCTCGCCCAGCCTTTTTCAGGTAGATTTTTTTGAAAACAACAAGCCTGGGGACAGGGTATTGGCTGTAGTGGCTACAGACGCAGATAGTGGCTCCAATGCAGAGCTGACATACTCCATAATCCTAGACCCATCAACCAAAGGCCTCTTTGAGATCAACGAAGACACAGGGGAAGTGAAAGCGAAAAATCAGCTAGACCGTGAGCATAGGGAGCGCTATGAGTTTATAGTGGCTGCAGCTGACAAGGGTGACCCTAGTCTTCGAGGGACGGCTACAGTTATAGTGAGAGTGTTGGATCGcaatgacaatgatccaaagttCATGTTAAGTGGCTACAGTTTCTCTGTGTTGGAGAATATGCCCCCTCTTAGTCCAGTTGGCATGGTGACAGTCATTGACTCTGATAAGGGTGAGAATGCTCATGTACACCTTTCAGTAGAGCCAGATAATGGCAAATTTGTCATCCAAAATGGTTCAGGCACTATTCTCTCCAGCATATCTTTTGACCGTGAGAAAGAAAGCACCTACACCTTCCGCTTAAAGGCTGTAGATGGAGGAGATCCACCTAGGTCTTCCTATGTTGGGGTGACTATCAATGTCCTTGATGAGAATGACAATGCCCCGTACATCACACGGCCTTCTAATTCCTCCTACAACCATCTAGCACCATTCACCAGCCCTGATACCCGGGTGGAGAAGGTGGAGGCTGAAGACATTGACACTGGCCCCAATGCAGAGCTAGTCTTTAGCATTATAGGTGGAAATCCCCATGAGCTCTTCCACATTTCCCCCTCTGATGGAGAGATCACTTTAGTCAAGGAAATACTTCGGAAGCACATTGGCCTTCATCGACTGGTGGTCAAGGTGAGCGACAAAGGAAAGCCCCCAAGACATACTACGGCTCTAgtgcacatttttgtaaatgagaCCATCAGCAATATCACAGTGGTGGAGGCTCTGGTAGGGCATAGCCTCTACACACCCTTAGATACAGATATTGCTGGGGACCCTGATTACAGCCACGCTACCCAACGTAGCAACATCCTCTACGGTAGCCTTGCAGGGATTGCTGGGGTCATTGTGGTCATTGTAGTTGTGATGGTGATCCGCTACTACTTGCAGAAGGAGGCGAAGAGTGGTTATCAAGctggaaaaaaggaaaacaaggaCCTGTATGCCCCAAAACAGGGACCAAAGGGTAACAAAGGCAAGAAGGGCAAAAAGGGTAAGGCCCCCAAACCAGCCAAGCCCTTagaggaagatgaggaagccAGCCTTCAAAAAGGTCTCAAGTTCAACCTGATTAACGATGGGGTCAACGACAGCCCTAGAATCCACCTGCCTCTAAACTACCAACCTGGCAGCCCTGACCTAGGGCGTCACTACCGCTCAAATTCTCCCCTGCCCTCCATCCAACTTCAACCCCAGTCCCCCTCTGCCTCCAAGAAACACCAGGCTGTGCAGGACCTCCCAGCGACAAACACCTTTGTTGGGACAGGAGACAACACCTCTACAGGCTCTGACCAGTATTTGGATTACAGCTACAAGGCCAACCCTCCAAAATATAGCAACAAACAG